In Juglans microcarpa x Juglans regia isolate MS1-56 chromosome 8D, Jm3101_v1.0, whole genome shotgun sequence, the following are encoded in one genomic region:
- the LOC121242258 gene encoding uncharacterized protein LOC121242258 codes for MNDEHITIETIDIPNPDKLRRFRVHLFERHLINVTLTSNPSIVRRWIRATLWYKGKQNNPRGGLLVGLGIQRRPYLNSAATLQLCVGHHCLVFHMQHAPIVPLALRRFLSYHKNTFIGVFDHKEPRSLLDSEHHLSVSNLVDVRDEVKLLGWSGDLSVEQLADRLLGFKDVNIPQEIGISTNWDDVSLTEEQVQYASVYAFLSFSMGMALSARRRRHWAKGYQRP; via the coding sequence ATGAATGACGAGCACATAACCATCGAAACGATCGACATCCCAAACCCTGACAAACTCCGAAGGTTTAGAGTCCACTTGTTTGAGAGGCACCTCATTAACGTCACTCTCACCTCTAACCCCTCCATCGTCCGTAGATGGATTCGAGCGACTCTCTGGTACAAAGGCAAACAGAACAACCCGCGCGGCGGCCTCCTCGTTGGCCTTGGCATCCAGCGGCGTCCCTACCTCAACTCTGCCGCAACTCTCCAGCTCTGTGTTGGCCATCACTGCCTCGTCTTCCACATGCAACATGCGCCCATTGTCCCGCTCGCCCTCCGACGCTTTCTGTCCTACCACAAAAACACCTTCATCGGCGTTTTTGACCACAAAGAGCCACGCTCGCTCCTCGATTCCGAGCACCACCTTTCAGTCTCGAATCTCGTTGATGTTCGCGACGAGGTGAAGTTGCTGGGTTGGAGTGGGGATCTCTCGGTGGAGCAGTTGGCCGATCGTCTTTTGGGTTTCAAGGACGTGAACATACCGCAGGAGATTGGGATTAGTACTAACTGGGATGATGTTTCGCTTACAGAAGAACAGGTTCAATACGCCAGCGTCTacgcttttctttctttctccatGGGAATGGCTTTGTCTGCGCGGCGCCGGCGTCATTGGGCGAAAGGTTATCAAAGGCCTTAA